A region of Cardinium endosymbiont of Sogatella furcifera DNA encodes the following proteins:
- a CDS encoding CPBP family intramembrane glutamic endopeptidase, which translates to MQPTHYLNHATLKHCMVRIIICCIAWRYYLHLQAKQGRKGVTKPCAHRYRWAIDTILVQLMMTFALILLSSIQKTLGHPSLQPALDFNNSIDFVCRGIVEITCLAAILEELLFRGVLEQLLRKITPSRLWITMISALAFSFMHCNMSNNLLYFVMGCFLSYLYHQTNHIIYPIIAHGLHNLCATSIIYLTLDTRLALTINSLTIVTRTILTIGTLLVVYGYTTYIIGQKTKDIN; encoded by the coding sequence ATGCAACCAACTCATTACTTGAACCACGCTACACTGAAGCACTGTATGGTACGCATCATTATTTGTTGTATTGCTTGGCGCTACTATCTACACCTACAAGCCAAACAAGGGAGAAAGGGTGTAACAAAGCCATGCGCGCATCGCTATAGATGGGCCATTGATACCATATTGGTACAACTCATGATGACGTTTGCCTTAATACTACTCAGCAGCATTCAAAAAACATTAGGCCACCCTAGCTTGCAACCTGCATTAGACTTTAATAATAGCATCGATTTTGTATGCCGCGGTATTGTAGAAATAACCTGTCTAGCGGCCATTTTAGAAGAACTGCTCTTCCGAGGTGTTTTAGAGCAGCTACTGCGCAAAATTACGCCAAGTAGATTATGGATCACCATGATCAGTGCGCTAGCTTTTAGCTTCATGCACTGTAATATGAGCAATAACCTATTGTATTTTGTTATGGGATGCTTTTTGAGCTACCTATACCACCAAACCAACCATATTATCTACCCTATTATCGCCCATGGACTCCATAACTTATGTGCTACATCTATCATCTATCTTACATTAGACACTAGATTAGCTTTAACTATTAATAGTTTAACTATTGTAACGCGTACCATACTAACGATTGGTACGCTTTTAGTCGTTTATGGGTATACAACCTATATCATAGGTCAAAAAACAAAAGATATCAACTAA
- the ruvB gene encoding Holliday junction branch migration DNA helicase RuvB: MKDDLINAPFGVLKKPEEQLDKALRPLQFNDFFGQEKLVQNIQVFVAAAKKRKEALDHVLLHGPPGLGKTTLAYIIACELHTNIKVTSGPVLDKPGDLAGLLTSLEPTNVLFIDEIHRLNPVVEEYLYTAMEDFKIDIMLDSGPNARSVQLALQPFTLIGATTRSGLLTAPLRARFGINARLDYYHASLLTKIVQRASSIWGTPIDQEAAYEIARRSRGTPRIANNLLKRTRDFAQVKGDGRITKEVVAFSLAALNVDAHGLDEMDKRILTNIIEKFKGGPVGLTTIATACLEEAETIEEVYEPFLIQEGYIKRTPRGRVATEAAYKHLGLPYTADLFDK, encoded by the coding sequence ATGAAGGATGATCTGATCAATGCCCCGTTCGGTGTGCTAAAAAAGCCAGAAGAACAGCTAGATAAAGCCTTACGTCCACTGCAATTCAATGACTTTTTTGGGCAAGAAAAGCTCGTGCAAAATATTCAAGTATTTGTAGCAGCGGCTAAAAAAAGAAAAGAAGCGTTGGACCATGTATTATTGCATGGTCCACCTGGTTTAGGTAAGACAACGCTGGCCTATATTATTGCTTGTGAACTGCATACCAATATAAAAGTTACATCTGGTCCTGTATTGGATAAACCGGGCGATTTAGCGGGTCTGTTGACTAGTTTAGAACCCACTAATGTACTTTTTATAGATGAGATCCATCGGCTGAATCCCGTAGTGGAAGAATACCTCTATACAGCTATGGAGGATTTTAAAATAGATATTATGTTGGATTCAGGCCCTAATGCGCGTAGTGTGCAGTTGGCGCTTCAACCCTTTACTTTAATTGGGGCTACCACTCGATCGGGTTTGTTAACGGCACCGTTACGGGCCCGTTTTGGCATTAATGCGCGTCTAGACTATTACCATGCTAGTTTATTGACCAAAATCGTTCAGCGTGCCAGTAGCATATGGGGCACACCTATTGACCAAGAAGCTGCCTATGAAATTGCAAGGCGTAGCCGAGGCACGCCACGTATAGCCAATAATCTCCTGAAACGTACACGGGATTTTGCTCAGGTTAAAGGGGATGGACGCATTACCAAGGAGGTGGTTGCATTCAGTTTAGCCGCTTTGAATGTGGATGCACATGGACTAGATGAAATGGACAAACGTATTCTTACCAATATTATTGAAAAATTCAAGGGTGGCCCTGTAGGGCTTACCACTATTGCAACCGCTTGCTTGGAGGAAGCAGAAACCATAGAAGAAGTATATGAACCATTTCTGATTCAAGAAGGATATATCAAACGCACCCCACGTGGCAGGGTGGCAACCGAGGCAGCTTATAAGCATTTGGGGTTGCCTTATACGGCTGATCTTTTCGATAAATAA
- a CDS encoding YebC/PmpR family DNA-binding transcriptional regulator, producing MAGHSKWSNIKRKKGVNDAKKSKIFTKLVKEITVAARSGGEELNPRLRLAIQNAKGANMPKDAILRAISKASGHEAAAYQEVTYEGYGTHGVAIMVVCMTDKIIRTVANVRAIFTKYGGSLEKNGSITFLFDYKGVFTLPTADIKDQDAFALALIDAGAEALENDEDATHVICAIEDFGRVQKYFEKLAIAPTAAGLEYIPHTFVQVSDAALLKLVKLIDALRDDDDVQKVYHNIDIQPEQEDLLG from the coding sequence ATGGCAGGACATAGTAAATGGTCTAATATCAAACGTAAAAAGGGTGTCAATGACGCAAAAAAAAGTAAGATTTTTACAAAACTGGTTAAGGAGATAACTGTAGCAGCCAGAAGTGGGGGAGAGGAACTTAATCCACGGTTGCGTTTGGCAATTCAAAATGCCAAAGGGGCGAATATGCCTAAAGACGCAATTCTTCGTGCCATTAGTAAGGCTAGTGGGCATGAGGCAGCGGCTTATCAGGAAGTGACCTATGAGGGGTATGGCACACATGGTGTGGCCATCATGGTAGTCTGTATGACGGATAAAATCATTAGAACAGTAGCGAATGTGCGGGCTATTTTTACAAAATATGGCGGCAGTTTAGAAAAAAATGGTTCGATTACTTTTTTGTTTGACTACAAAGGGGTCTTTACGCTTCCTACCGCTGATATTAAAGATCAGGATGCCTTTGCCTTAGCGTTGATAGATGCAGGCGCAGAAGCATTAGAAAATGATGAAGACGCTACCCATGTGATTTGCGCGATAGAAGACTTTGGGAGAGTACAAAAATACTTCGAGAAGCTTGCTATTGCACCAACTGCTGCGGGTTTAGAATATATTCCTCACACCTTTGTACAGGTAAGTGATGCAGCATTGCTTAAACTGGTAAAGTTGATAGATGCATTAAGGGATGATGATGATGTGCAAAAGGTCTACCATAATATTGATATCCAACCAGAACAAGAGGATTTATTGGGGTAG
- a CDS encoding DUF1609 domain-containing protein, which produces MIIILLYLGTLFIAPILSCNNLRSSYQMTVKLYSDIVSTRVTDTKSIATVPDITPTNLSQEKEKPTKEEETTSYRFLRRVKRWLNNKIELHTIRGFSDNGTLTYAHLLDEQVWTQHAFHYMPGVVDLLNGQYHDQYFIKTPQGRCARASLVLLPKQKNKPKEVYRDGTIAIGIDTSNPKPTIYHMMFHPKENRPSLKIPYMPLIKQNKFCQKHAKKVEQVQTNDQGGLHTEKVKKIITYFNKKENAYIVKYTPPEQSSYKLITIYIHMIETDNPSEGCMEN; this is translated from the coding sequence ATGATCATCATATTGCTATACTTAGGCACTCTTTTCATCGCTCCCATCCTCTCCTGCAACAACCTACGTTCTTCCTACCAGATGACTGTGAAGCTTTATTCCGACATAGTCTCTACCCGTGTGACCGATACCAAATCCATTGCTACTGTACCAGATATAACACCCACGAACCTATCCCAAGAAAAGGAAAAGCCAACCAAGGAAGAAGAAACCACCAGCTATCGCTTCTTACGTAGAGTGAAGCGATGGCTAAATAACAAGATCGAGCTTCATACCATTAGAGGATTTTCAGACAATGGCACCCTCACATATGCACACCTACTAGATGAACAAGTATGGACCCAACACGCATTCCATTATATGCCTGGTGTAGTTGATTTACTAAATGGACAATATCATGATCAATACTTCATCAAGACACCACAAGGCAGATGCGCTCGAGCAAGTTTAGTATTGCTCCCTAAACAGAAAAATAAACCAAAAGAAGTATACCGTGACGGAACCATTGCAATCGGCATTGACACTAGTAATCCTAAACCCACAATCTACCATATGATGTTCCACCCTAAGGAAAATAGACCCAGCCTAAAAATACCCTATATGCCTTTAATAAAACAAAATAAATTTTGTCAAAAACATGCAAAAAAAGTAGAGCAAGTTCAAACAAATGATCAAGGAGGACTTCATACAGAGAAAGTCAAAAAGATAATTACTTATTTCAATAAAAAAGAAAATGCTTATATTGTTAAGTATACTCCCCCAGAGCAATCTTCATACAAATTAATAACAATCTATATCCATATGATAGAAACAGATAACCCAAGCGAAGGATGCATGGAAAATTAG
- the priA gene encoding replication restart helicase PriA, producing MKPFADVILPLPIKPLTYHIPSLYQGVVGIGSSLLVPLRNGKLLLGIVLRCHHKAPTYPTKDLLGVIYKAPLFTPQQLNFLAWIADYYLSSLGETLALAWPKVLNFPNQVIFQINKVISPNQTSAIEAAILTALQHQPLSYHTIIQLTTPKEANQALISLLSQRLIETVSMNIIDRIDDDNPYFTLAPNLRLDACTIAKLAPRAPKQQALLAHFLPDRENQTPYASKKELLTYSKSAFYILYKKGILTHLNQSPVSIFTAPLTPLTTLTTFQKNALIEIQKQFIEKTAVLLHGAIGSGKTELYMHLITSALLEQKQVLLLVPEIGLVTHIVERIRPFFGTWLVVHHSKQSHQERFKTWAHLLHQTALVVIGTRSALLLPFKALQLIIVDEEHDPAYKQSDAMPTYHARDSSILLAQQHQAKVLLGSGTPSIESYYNAQTGKYGLVRLDHRFGAASRPKLFFIDLNIEKKRKAMREIFSLTLLAQLQKNSMEGGQAMIFQNRRGYAQYFLCAACGWIPRCLTCAVSLTYHQTDHQLRCHYCDYATPPFGACNHCGSQQLYSIGFGTEKLEESLQLIFPEQKIGRMDLDSTKGKHSYQSILQAVTSGTIDILVGTQMMAKGLDFANIRLIGILDIDGLLYFPDFRSNEKCFQLITQLAGRAGRRNQQGSVFIQTRQTQHPLFHYLANGDYEGMYSAELIERKRFLYPPYIRLIKLNLSCVHAATLQSGAMVLKKILDKKFEGKVLGPQPPLVGKVRNHFLLDLFLKITSKNVNSLQQTKETLKNACSYALGRGPYRKIKIILDVDPI from the coding sequence TTGAAACCATTTGCAGATGTTATATTACCACTTCCCATTAAACCTTTAACCTACCATATTCCCTCGCTATACCAGGGTGTGGTAGGCATAGGGAGTAGCCTACTCGTACCATTACGTAACGGAAAACTATTACTGGGTATTGTGCTTAGATGCCATCATAAAGCACCTACTTACCCTACAAAGGATTTATTGGGCGTAATCTACAAAGCGCCCTTATTTACCCCTCAGCAACTGAATTTTCTAGCATGGATAGCGGATTACTATCTATCCAGTCTGGGTGAAACCTTGGCACTGGCATGGCCCAAAGTCCTGAACTTTCCTAACCAGGTCATCTTTCAAATCAATAAAGTCATTTCCCCCAACCAAACGTCTGCTATCGAAGCAGCAATCCTTACTGCACTACAACACCAACCTTTATCTTATCATACTATTATCCAATTAACGACACCCAAAGAAGCGAATCAAGCGTTGATATCTTTACTCTCCCAAAGATTGATAGAGACCGTTTCCATGAACATAATCGATCGAATAGATGATGACAACCCCTACTTTACCCTGGCGCCTAACCTCCGTCTAGACGCCTGTACCATTGCCAAGTTAGCCCCCCGCGCACCGAAACAACAAGCCCTTTTAGCCCATTTTTTACCTGATAGAGAAAACCAGACCCCATATGCTTCTAAAAAAGAACTTTTAACTTATTCTAAATCGGCTTTTTATATTTTATATAAAAAGGGGATTTTAACGCATCTAAACCAATCGCCCGTATCTATTTTTACTGCCCCTTTAACCCCACTGACCACGTTAACTACCTTTCAAAAAAATGCACTTATAGAGATTCAAAAACAGTTTATTGAAAAAACAGCGGTACTCTTACATGGTGCAATAGGAAGCGGAAAAACAGAGTTGTATATGCATCTGATTACATCCGCCCTGCTGGAACAAAAACAAGTGTTACTACTGGTACCAGAAATAGGCTTAGTAACCCATATAGTAGAACGTATCAGACCTTTTTTTGGCACATGGCTGGTAGTACACCACTCCAAACAGTCGCATCAAGAACGTTTCAAGACATGGGCTCACCTACTCCACCAAACCGCATTGGTAGTGATAGGAACCCGTTCTGCACTCTTACTACCCTTTAAGGCACTACAACTCATCATTGTAGACGAAGAACACGATCCTGCCTATAAACAGAGCGATGCCATGCCTACCTACCATGCACGAGACAGTAGCATCCTATTGGCTCAACAACATCAAGCCAAGGTTTTACTGGGTTCAGGTACACCCTCTATAGAAAGCTATTATAATGCCCAAACTGGGAAATATGGCCTGGTTAGGTTAGATCATAGGTTTGGCGCAGCCAGTCGTCCCAAATTATTTTTTATTGACCTGAACATAGAAAAAAAACGCAAAGCCATGCGAGAAATTTTTTCGCTTACCTTACTAGCTCAACTTCAAAAGAATAGTATGGAAGGTGGTCAAGCCATGATTTTTCAAAACAGAAGAGGCTATGCGCAATATTTTTTATGTGCCGCTTGCGGGTGGATTCCCCGTTGCCTCACCTGCGCAGTAAGCCTTACCTACCATCAAACAGACCATCAATTGCGCTGCCATTATTGTGATTATGCAACGCCTCCTTTTGGCGCATGCAACCATTGCGGCAGTCAGCAGCTATATAGCATAGGCTTTGGCACAGAAAAACTAGAAGAAAGTTTACAGCTGATCTTTCCCGAACAAAAGATAGGCCGCATGGATTTGGATAGCACAAAAGGGAAACATAGTTACCAATCTATTTTACAAGCGGTCACTTCAGGAACAATAGATATTTTAGTAGGCACACAAATGATGGCCAAAGGATTGGATTTTGCCAATATACGGCTTATAGGAATATTAGACATAGATGGCTTACTCTACTTTCCTGATTTTAGATCCAATGAAAAATGTTTTCAACTGATTACACAGTTGGCGGGAAGAGCAGGTAGACGCAACCAACAAGGCAGTGTATTCATTCAAACGAGGCAGACGCAACATCCTTTATTCCACTACTTAGCCAATGGTGATTACGAAGGAATGTATAGCGCTGAGTTGATAGAAAGAAAGCGCTTTTTGTACCCTCCCTATATTAGGCTCATTAAACTAAACTTAAGTTGTGTGCACGCTGCTACCCTGCAATCAGGGGCCATGGTATTAAAAAAAATACTAGACAAAAAATTTGAGGGTAAGGTATTAGGCCCTCAACCACCATTAGTGGGCAAAGTTAGAAATCATTTTTTACTAGATCTATTTTTAAAAATAACCAGTAAGAATGTAAATAGCCTGCAACAGACCAAAGAAACATTAAAAAACGCCTGCAGCTATGCACTAGGCAGAGGACCCTATAGAAAAATAAAAATAATATTAGATGTAGATCCAATCTAA
- a CDS encoding 3'-5' exonuclease — protein sequence MSLQLTNPLAFLDLETTGTNVVHDRIIEIAMIKLMPGGKRLTFYKRVNPEQAIPIESSLIHGIYAEDLKDKPTFKQIGKELIAFLKGADLAGFNLLRFDIPILAESFLRAELDFKVENRKIVDVQKLFHLMEKRTLKAAYLFYCQKELEGAHNAMVDIEATLEILIEQVKRYENQSVVDSLGNPLGVIKNDIATLHHLTNTHMVDFAGRMVYNEQQIPVFNFGKHKGKAVSEVLKLEPSYYNWMLQGDFPLDTKRKLTQIKMGMMQA from the coding sequence ATGAGTTTACAACTAACCAACCCACTAGCTTTTTTAGATTTAGAAACCACAGGTACCAATGTGGTGCATGATCGCATCATAGAAATTGCAATGATTAAACTTATGCCAGGTGGTAAACGCTTAACCTTTTATAAAAGAGTGAATCCAGAACAAGCTATTCCTATTGAATCCAGCCTCATCCATGGTATTTATGCAGAGGATCTAAAAGACAAACCAACCTTTAAGCAAATAGGTAAAGAATTAATTGCCTTCTTAAAGGGAGCTGACTTAGCTGGCTTTAACCTGCTTCGTTTTGATATACCCATATTGGCAGAAAGTTTTTTGCGTGCAGAACTAGACTTTAAAGTGGAAAATCGCAAAATTGTAGATGTGCAAAAGTTGTTTCACCTAATGGAAAAAAGAACATTAAAAGCAGCCTACCTATTTTATTGCCAAAAGGAATTAGAAGGCGCCCATAACGCCATGGTAGATATAGAAGCCACTTTAGAAATATTAATAGAACAAGTAAAACGATATGAAAATCAATCTGTAGTCGACTCTTTAGGTAATCCATTGGGTGTCATAAAAAATGATATAGCTACCCTACATCATTTAACCAATACCCATATGGTCGATTTTGCAGGTAGAATGGTCTACAATGAGCAACAGATACCTGTCTTTAACTTTGGCAAACATAAAGGCAAAGCTGTATCAGAAGTGCTCAAATTAGAACCTTCTTACTATAACTGGATGCTTCAAGGTGATTTTCCTTTGGATACCAAACGAAAATTAACACAAATTAAAATGGGAATGATGCAAGCTTAG
- the mutY gene encoding A/G-specific adenine glycosylase, with amino-acid sequence MLISTINHVIFRKLLLAWYQSHQRWLPWRITNDPYKIWLSEVILQQTRVVQGLPYYERFIAQYPSVTALASATEQEILRLWQGLGYYSRARNLHHCAQTIVAQYNGIFPTSYRELLTLKGIGPYTAAAIAAVSFKEVVAAVDGNVNRVLARIFGLTYDIGTGKGRKQMHQFATLLVDQIQPDIYSQAIMDFGALQCTPVSPCCTACVFNSYCIAFYTDRQKGLPIKTNTLNKRVRYFDYFVLQYKDLLYMKKRVESDIWKGMYDFYLVENKQRWAVDQMEDPLLCLVKKHRLSMVTAAKEAAHLLTHQKLLVKFHKLEVTAPFLQEAHALFNQLSLVAFNRAEVEVLPKPILIQNFLKKLDPV; translated from the coding sequence ATGCTAATTAGTACAATTAACCATGTTATCTTTCGTAAGTTGTTGCTTGCCTGGTATCAGTCACATCAGCGTTGGTTACCTTGGCGTATTACGAACGATCCCTATAAGATTTGGTTGTCCGAAGTGATCCTACAGCAAACAAGGGTAGTGCAAGGATTGCCTTATTATGAGCGTTTTATAGCTCAATATCCTTCTGTGACGGCGTTAGCCAGTGCCACAGAGCAGGAAATCCTCCGTTTGTGGCAAGGATTGGGTTATTATAGCAGGGCGCGTAACCTACACCATTGCGCACAAACCATTGTTGCGCAATATAATGGCATTTTCCCCACTAGTTATCGAGAGTTACTGACCCTTAAAGGGATTGGGCCTTATACAGCTGCAGCCATTGCTGCAGTTTCTTTTAAAGAGGTAGTTGCTGCAGTGGATGGAAATGTAAATCGTGTCTTGGCACGTATTTTTGGGTTAACCTATGATATAGGTACAGGCAAAGGGAGAAAACAAATGCATCAGTTTGCAACCTTATTGGTAGATCAGATCCAACCTGACATCTATAGTCAAGCCATTATGGATTTTGGTGCACTCCAATGTACGCCTGTATCCCCTTGTTGTACGGCCTGTGTGTTTAATAGCTATTGCATTGCCTTTTATACCGATCGTCAAAAAGGTTTACCTATTAAAACCAATACACTCAATAAACGAGTCCGTTATTTTGATTATTTTGTTTTGCAGTATAAGGATCTGTTATACATGAAAAAACGTGTAGAAAGTGATATTTGGAAGGGTATGTATGACTTCTATTTGGTAGAAAACAAGCAGCGTTGGGCGGTAGATCAAATGGAAGACCCTTTGTTGTGTTTAGTTAAAAAGCATCGTTTATCTATGGTTACTGCTGCAAAAGAGGCCGCTCATTTGCTGACCCATCAGAAGTTGTTGGTAAAGTTCCATAAACTAGAAGTTACTGCCCCTTTTTTACAAGAAGCCCATGCGCTATTCAACCAGCTTTCCTTAGTAGCATTTAATCGTGCAGAGGTTGAAGTATTGCCCAAACCTATACTGATTCAGAATTTTTTAAAAAAACTAGATCCTGTTTAG
- a CDS encoding cold-shock protein: protein MEGVVKWFDPAKGYGFIKPANGGKDVFVHISALVASRVSMIDQGQSVDFEITSDRGKEVASNIKVLDV from the coding sequence ATGGAAGGAGTAGTAAAATGGTTTGACCCAGCCAAGGGTTATGGGTTTATCAAACCAGCAAATGGAGGTAAGGATGTTTTTGTGCACATCAGCGCGTTGGTGGCATCTAGAGTAAGCATGATAGACCAAGGCCAGTCGGTGGACTTTGAAATTACCAGCGATAGAGGTAAGGAGGTAGCTAGTAACATTAAAGTTCTTGATGTGTGA
- a CDS encoding DEAD/DEAH box helicase: MSNTFQKYNLPSVLLGALARMQYDHPTAIQDQVIPVALTGQDILGSSKTGSGKTAAFSIPVVAQLMQRPDASVLVLAPTRELAEQVAGVMSSMVSGCKHLRTVLLIGGEPIGKQLMRLRTNPNIIVGTPGRVEDHLCRGSLHLHRTTFLVLDEIDRMLDMGFSIQIDKIIKRLPIERQTLMFSATLDRNIERLAGSYLRQPARINVEITDNESKNIQEESLYVPESGKFQILLEQLGQREGSVIIFVKTQIKADSISYQLQQSNFKVRAIHGGLKQHQRKRVIKDFRNKHYSIIVATDVAARGLDIDHIKHVINYDFPQAAEDYTHRIGRTGRAGATGFALSMIASPQEKRLWRIIHNEPVEKEERRPFRQSSSLNRFKSRPFRRGFSG, from the coding sequence TTGAGTAATACGTTTCAAAAATATAATTTGCCATCAGTTCTGTTAGGAGCGTTGGCAAGGATGCAGTATGACCACCCTACTGCTATTCAAGATCAAGTGATTCCAGTGGCCTTAACTGGTCAAGATATATTGGGTTCCTCTAAAACAGGTAGCGGTAAGACCGCTGCTTTTTCTATACCTGTGGTTGCACAACTGATGCAACGTCCTGATGCTAGCGTATTGGTATTAGCGCCTACGAGAGAGCTTGCTGAGCAAGTAGCAGGTGTTATGTCAAGCATGGTAAGTGGTTGTAAGCATTTGCGTACGGTATTGTTAATAGGAGGGGAGCCTATTGGGAAGCAGTTAATGCGGTTGCGTACCAATCCCAACATCATTGTGGGTACACCTGGTCGTGTGGAGGATCATTTGTGCAGGGGGTCTTTGCATTTGCACCGCACTACCTTTTTGGTATTGGATGAAATTGACCGAATGCTTGATATGGGTTTTTCTATTCAGATAGATAAGATTATTAAACGTTTGCCAATAGAGCGGCAAACTTTAATGTTTTCGGCTACTTTGGATAGGAATATTGAGCGGTTGGCTGGATCCTATTTAAGGCAACCTGCACGGATTAATGTGGAAATTACGGATAATGAATCCAAAAATATTCAAGAGGAGTCTCTATATGTGCCGGAGTCAGGCAAGTTTCAAATTTTATTGGAGCAGCTTGGCCAGCGGGAGGGTTCTGTGATTATCTTTGTAAAAACACAAATAAAAGCGGATAGCATCAGCTATCAATTGCAGCAATCTAATTTTAAGGTTCGCGCTATTCATGGAGGATTAAAACAGCACCAACGAAAGCGTGTCATAAAGGACTTTAGAAACAAGCATTATTCTATTATCGTAGCTACTGATGTAGCGGCAAGGGGTTTGGATATTGACCACATCAAGCATGTAATCAATTATGATTTTCCGCAAGCTGCTGAAGACTATACCCATAGAATTGGTAGAACGGGTAGAGCTGGTGCGACAGGGTTTGCTTTGTCTATGATTGCTTCTCCTCAAGAAAAGAGGCTCTGGCGTATTATCCATAATGAGCCGGTAGAGAAAGAAGAAAGGCGTCCATTTAGGCAAAGTTCAAGTTTAAATCGGTTTAAATCTCGTCCTTTTAGACGTGGTTTTTCAGGTTAA
- a CDS encoding transposase produces the protein MGRKKIRQFSSEEKTKIVLALLQEDVTLAQLSSKYSVTSQTLQNKKPQFLEHASTAFDPSKVVSVYKEEISTLKHQNDELAKALGKATVERDWAVGKLKSFLIICKIPLSKPRLFTGAVFLMQKTTALNTYTIACKDARKEK, from the coding sequence ATGGGAAGGAAAAAGATTAGGCAATTTAGTTCGGAAGAAAAGACTAAAATAGTATTAGCTTTACTACAAGAAGATGTAACGCTAGCCCAGCTGTCGTCCAAATATAGCGTCACGAGCCAAACGCTTCAAAATAAGAAACCTCAGTTTTTAGAGCATGCCTCCACAGCTTTTGATCCATCCAAGGTTGTTAGTGTATATAAGGAAGAAATAAGCACACTTAAGCATCAAAATGATGAACTTGCTAAGGCCTTAGGCAAGGCTACCGTTGAGCGAGATTGGGCAGTGGGAAAGCTAAAGAGTTTCCTAATCATCTGTAAAATACCACTTTCTAAACCACGGCTTTTTACAGGGGCGGTTTTTTTGATGCAAAAAACCACTGCGCTGAACACATACACCATTGCTTGTAAAGATGCTAGGAAAGAAAAGTAA
- a CDS encoding ankyrin repeat domain-containing protein, giving the protein MWAPHTTINMAERNRYGDTPLHVAAFKGDWQQVKVLLQDKAVDVNASNNYGDTPIHYSVAQEQLEVLKVLLAPSTGVDVNAVDQDSYAPLHYASYIGHVKMIQVLLDHVNINVNIVDKHANTPLHYAAFSGHASALKALLSSKLIDVNSKNQHANTPLYYAAWQGHVEAVQALVATTGIELMVKNKYGHTPFDAANGDRHSECLELLYHAVHKKGH; this is encoded by the coding sequence ATGTGGGCACCACATACAACGATCAATATGGCTGAAAGGAATAGATATGGTGATACGCCCTTACATGTGGCAGCCTTTAAAGGGGATTGGCAGCAAGTCAAGGTATTATTGCAAGACAAAGCAGTCGATGTAAATGCAAGCAATAACTATGGCGATACGCCCATACATTATTCCGTTGCGCAGGAGCAGTTAGAGGTACTTAAAGTACTGCTTGCACCATCCACAGGCGTGGATGTCAATGCAGTAGATCAAGATAGCTATGCCCCGCTCCATTATGCGTCATATATAGGTCATGTAAAAATGATCCAAGTATTGTTGGATCATGTAAATATTAATGTAAACATTGTGGATAAACATGCAAATACCCCCTTGCATTATGCCGCATTTTCAGGACATGCATCAGCGCTTAAGGCATTGTTGTCCAGCAAGTTGATTGATGTGAATAGCAAAAATCAGCATGCAAACACCCCATTATATTATGCCGCATGGCAAGGTCATGTAGAGGCGGTGCAAGCATTAGTAGCGACTACAGGCATTGAGCTAATGGTAAAAAATAAGTATGGTCACACGCCATTTGATGCAGCCAATGGAGATCGCCATTCGGAGTGTTTAGAGCTATTGTATCATGCCGTGCATAAAAAAGGCCACTAA